One Rhodothermaceae bacterium DNA window includes the following coding sequences:
- a CDS encoding aldehyde dehydrogenase family protein, producing MGKHWIDGKFVRSEQGDLFTTVSPAHDTTVGDYALGTEQDVQAAVQSARAAFDSGPWPRMSGQERAQVLNATADLIHSHCDELAKLETLESGKPITQAKGEMETAVDLWRYAATLARHTIGEAYNNLGENKLGLVLREPAGVAGMITPWNFPFLIISQKLPFALAVGCTAVIKPSELTPGTTLKLASLAHEAGVPSGVINIVTGFGDPVGTSLAEHKDIDVISFTGSTAVGRKVAAAAGKNLKRCSLELGGKNPHIIFADADLDAALDPVVFGVYFNMGECCNSGSRLLLQESIAEEFTERILELARTVPVGDPLAEDIKVGAIINEPQLQKIHQYVQSGTDLGARLRIGGNRMPTLNGRFFEPTIFDGVTPEMPIAQEEIFGPVLSILTFKTTEEAIQIANDTIYGLSAGLWTSNVDTAFEVSRKVRAGTIWINCFMEGHAELPFGGYRDSGLGRELGRFSTDEFTELKTVQLHIGEHQSSWL from the coding sequence ATGGGAAAACATTGGATTGACGGAAAATTCGTCCGTAGTGAGCAAGGAGACCTCTTTACCACGGTTAGCCCTGCGCATGATACGACGGTTGGTGACTATGCGCTTGGAACGGAGCAGGATGTGCAAGCGGCCGTGCAGTCTGCACGTGCAGCGTTTGATTCTGGTCCATGGCCACGCATGTCTGGTCAGGAGCGTGCACAGGTTCTGAATGCAACTGCAGATCTGATCCATTCCCACTGTGACGAGCTGGCTAAACTGGAAACCCTTGAGAGTGGAAAGCCCATTACACAGGCAAAGGGGGAAATGGAAACTGCCGTGGATCTATGGCGCTATGCAGCGACACTTGCTCGCCATACCATAGGGGAAGCGTACAATAACCTTGGTGAAAATAAGCTCGGACTGGTGTTACGTGAGCCTGCCGGAGTCGCAGGGATGATCACACCGTGGAATTTCCCGTTCCTGATCATCAGTCAGAAATTGCCGTTTGCACTCGCAGTTGGCTGTACGGCGGTCATCAAACCCAGTGAGTTGACTCCAGGCACAACCCTAAAACTGGCTTCTCTGGCTCACGAAGCCGGTGTTCCCTCAGGGGTAATCAATATTGTAACCGGGTTTGGGGATCCGGTTGGTACAAGCCTTGCAGAACACAAAGACATCGATGTGATTTCGTTCACTGGATCAACCGCAGTTGGACGTAAAGTCGCTGCCGCCGCCGGGAAAAACTTAAAACGCTGCTCCCTAGAGCTAGGTGGAAAAAACCCTCATATCATCTTTGCCGATGCAGATTTAGATGCAGCACTCGACCCCGTTGTGTTTGGGGTATACTTTAACATGGGAGAATGCTGTAACAGCGGTAGCCGCCTCCTTCTGCAGGAAAGCATTGCAGAAGAGTTTACCGAACGTATCCTTGAGCTGGCACGCACTGTACCTGTTGGGGATCCGCTTGCCGAAGACATTAAAGTCGGAGCTATCATCAATGAGCCGCAACTTCAAAAAATTCACCAATATGTTCAGAGTGGCACCGATCTTGGTGCGCGGCTTAGAATCGGTGGAAACAGGATGCCAACTCTAAATGGACGGTTTTTTGAGCCTACCATATTTGATGGTGTGACACCTGAGATGCCGATTGCACAGGAAGAGATTTTCGGCCCCGTGCTATCCATCTTGACATTCAAGACAACAGAAGAGGCAATACAGATTGCCAATGACACCATCTACGGACTGAGCGCCGGTCTCTGGACTTCGAATGTAGATACCGCCTTTGAAGTCAGTCGCAAAGTTCGTGCGGGAACGATTTGGATCAATTGTTTCATGGAGGGGCATGCTGAACTGCCCTTTGGTGGCTATCGAGATAGTGGACTTGGACGTGAACTAGGACGCTTCTCTACAGATGAGTTCACCGAACTCAAAACCGTTCAGCTTCATATTGGCGAGCACCAGAGCTCGTGGCTGTAA
- a CDS encoding carbohydrate ABC transporter substrate-binding protein: protein MSSPNSKPFSFILASTRARGCNTVYTMRIHYLFLSILLLAACQSSNETSSEKQVEVFTWWTSGSEASALETVLEAYRNQYPDVEVINASIAGGGGSAARPVLQTRLVGGNPPDTWQTHHGAELMGQYVTPGFAASVKDLYDAEGWYELFSPSLIDMISKDGEPYLVVLNLHRSNTLWYNKPVIEEYDISVGEALSIEELFEIAEDLQNTEVAPLCMGDTGIWANGIMFENTLVGTIGPERYQGLWNGETDFRDPDVMEAVHIYGRLLNYLNDDHAALSWDQAADKMADGDCAFYSMGDWVYGELVRDGLRENIDFGWVAHPGTEGVHILVTDGFTFAENAPHPEETLNMLRIMGDRVVQEDFNLIKGSICARNDCDRSRFGPYLQWTMDEYAKSVSVPTVIHGSAAPADFQQSLNDALTDFVVRRDVVAFTEMLAREAKASGFGM, encoded by the coding sequence ATGAGTTCACCGAACTCAAAACCGTTCAGCTTCATATTGGCGAGCACCAGAGCTCGTGGCTGTAATACTGTATATACTATGCGTATCCATTATCTATTTCTTTCAATCCTGCTTCTGGCTGCATGTCAGAGCAGTAATGAGACTAGTTCGGAAAAACAGGTTGAAGTCTTTACTTGGTGGACTTCAGGAAGCGAAGCGTCTGCACTGGAAACGGTCCTTGAAGCCTATCGAAATCAGTACCCCGATGTTGAGGTGATCAATGCTTCCATCGCCGGTGGCGGTGGTTCTGCTGCCCGCCCTGTGCTTCAAACCCGACTTGTCGGAGGAAACCCACCCGATACATGGCAAACCCATCACGGAGCGGAACTCATGGGACAATATGTGACTCCCGGGTTCGCTGCATCAGTAAAGGACCTGTACGATGCCGAAGGATGGTATGAATTGTTCTCGCCATCCCTTATTGATATGATCAGTAAAGATGGCGAGCCCTATCTGGTGGTCCTGAACCTTCATCGCAGTAACACCCTCTGGTACAATAAGCCTGTAATTGAAGAGTACGACATCTCCGTTGGGGAAGCATTGAGCATTGAAGAATTGTTTGAAATTGCCGAAGATCTCCAGAATACGGAAGTCGCTCCTCTATGCATGGGTGACACGGGGATCTGGGCTAACGGCATTATGTTTGAAAATACGCTCGTCGGCACGATCGGGCCTGAGCGCTATCAGGGCCTGTGGAACGGGGAGACCGATTTTAGAGACCCCGATGTGATGGAAGCCGTTCACATTTATGGTCGACTACTCAATTATCTGAATGACGACCATGCGGCACTCTCATGGGATCAGGCAGCTGATAAAATGGCAGACGGCGACTGTGCCTTCTATTCGATGGGAGACTGGGTCTATGGGGAATTAGTCCGTGATGGCCTGAGGGAAAACATTGACTTTGGCTGGGTTGCCCATCCTGGGACAGAAGGGGTTCATATACTAGTGACTGATGGATTCACCTTCGCCGAAAATGCACCTCACCCGGAAGAAACCCTCAATATGCTCCGAATCATGGGAGATCGTGTTGTTCAAGAGGATTTCAATCTCATCAAGGGATCTATTTGTGCACGCAACGACTGCGATCGTTCCCGCTTCGGTCCGTACCTGCAGTGGACGATGGATGAATACGCCAAGAGCGTTTCTGTGCCAACGGTCATCCACGGTTCAGCTGCACCGGCAGATTTTCAGCAGTCACTCAACGACGCATTAACGGACTTTGTTGTACGGCGCGATGTGGTGGCTTTCACTGAAATGCTAGCGCGCGAAGCAAAAGCATCCGGGTTTGGCATGTAA
- a CDS encoding sugar ABC transporter permease — protein sequence MIHTCWLSRHKGILILLPSLLLTAIFIYGFIGTSFFFSLTNWRTLAVDLSLRDPLWQTYADMLAMPRFQADLRNTLVFTVLFIGLAISIGLGLAILLDRQIAGKGFFRNTFLFPYALSFIVTGVVWRWIFNPETGINLFFNFLGINRALEAAGMDPLAPGWTTDPTVVFSVNQLLSQIWPGGMTFQIEWGIPVALIPVAIAATWQLSGFVMAMYLGGLGSISPQVRDAARIDGAGELRLYRSVIIPMLNPITISTVIILLHVSLKIFDLVFAMSGVGPGFATDVPAIFVFEMMFKAARYNLGAAASIVMLVASSLIIVPYLVHTFKNRES from the coding sequence ATGATCCATACTTGCTGGCTGTCCCGACATAAAGGAATTCTCATCCTGCTGCCATCGCTTCTATTGACAGCCATCTTTATCTATGGGTTTATCGGGACAAGCTTCTTTTTTTCGCTCACAAACTGGCGTACTCTTGCTGTAGACTTATCTCTGCGTGACCCGCTTTGGCAAACGTATGCAGATATGCTGGCGATGCCACGCTTCCAGGCGGATCTAAGGAATACGCTCGTATTCACGGTGCTTTTTATTGGGCTGGCAATCAGCATTGGCCTTGGGCTTGCAATCCTGTTGGACCGCCAAATTGCCGGCAAGGGGTTCTTTCGCAATACGTTTCTCTTCCCCTACGCCCTGTCTTTTATCGTAACCGGGGTTGTATGGCGATGGATTTTCAACCCTGAGACCGGGATCAACCTGTTCTTCAACTTTCTCGGAATTAACCGTGCCCTGGAAGCTGCCGGCATGGATCCTTTAGCTCCTGGCTGGACAACTGACCCTACGGTGGTTTTTTCGGTCAATCAACTCCTGTCACAAATTTGGCCGGGCGGTATGACTTTCCAGATTGAATGGGGAATTCCGGTAGCGCTCATCCCGGTAGCCATTGCTGCCACCTGGCAGTTATCTGGATTTGTCATGGCCATGTATCTCGGAGGACTTGGGAGCATCAGCCCACAAGTCAGAGATGCGGCTCGCATTGATGGTGCGGGAGAGTTGAGGCTCTACCGATCTGTGATCATTCCCATGCTGAACCCTATCACGATCTCCACAGTGATTATTCTGCTGCATGTTTCACTGAAGATTTTTGACTTGGTTTTTGCCATGTCTGGGGTTGGGCCTGGCTTTGCCACCGACGTTCCGGCAATTTTCGTATTCGAGATGATGTTCAAAGCGGCCCGTTACAATCTTGGGGCTGCGGCTTCGATCGTGATGTTGGTTGCATCTTCTCTGATCATTGTCCCTTACCTCGTCCACACATTCAAAAACCGTGAATCATGA
- a CDS encoding carbohydrate ABC transporter permease: MSFKRGLLWFGLGLAVILYLLPIYVMLVNSFRDASSVSLATMWQLPSQISVEGFAEAWNMLSPNLKNSLFMVIPAALLSSIIGALNGYIFSKWRFRGSEILFALLLFGFFIPYQAILLPLVRFLQWIDLYGTLPGLVLTHVVYGVSVTTLIFRNFYINIPGSIVEAATVDGAGIIEAFWRVILPLSLPAFAVALIFQFTNIWNDFLFGITVVPNPQSQPVTIALNNLSGSFSVDWNVVMAGAIVAALPTALVYIGLGKLFVRGLVSGAVKA; the protein is encoded by the coding sequence ATGAGTTTCAAACGTGGACTTCTATGGTTTGGGTTGGGGCTTGCCGTGATTCTGTACCTGTTACCGATTTACGTGATGCTCGTCAACAGTTTCAGGGATGCATCCAGCGTCAGTCTGGCAACGATGTGGCAGCTTCCCAGTCAGATCTCCGTAGAGGGATTTGCAGAGGCATGGAATATGCTTTCTCCCAACCTGAAGAATAGCCTCTTCATGGTGATTCCCGCGGCCCTCTTATCGTCGATCATTGGGGCGCTGAATGGCTATATTTTCTCGAAGTGGCGCTTTCGTGGATCCGAGATTCTTTTCGCCCTCTTGCTTTTTGGCTTCTTTATCCCCTATCAGGCCATCCTGCTCCCCTTGGTACGTTTTCTTCAATGGATTGACCTGTATGGCACGCTCCCTGGATTAGTCCTCACTCATGTCGTTTATGGGGTTTCTGTAACGACACTCATTTTCAGGAATTTTTATATCAATATTCCTGGCTCGATCGTGGAAGCAGCAACCGTTGATGGTGCGGGTATCATTGAAGCCTTCTGGCGCGTCATTCTCCCCCTGTCTTTACCCGCGTTTGCGGTTGCGTTAATCTTTCAGTTCACCAATATTTGGAACGACTTCCTTTTCGGAATCACGGTGGTTCCAAACCCTCAATCCCAACCGGTAACAATTGCACTGAACAATCTATCTGGATCTTTTTCTGTGGATTGGAATGTTGTTATGGCGGGCGCAATCGTAGCCGCGTTGCCTACGGCCCTTGTTTATATCGGACTGGGTAAGCTCTTTGTGCGGGGGTTGGTTTCTGGAGCGGTGAAGGCATAA
- a CDS encoding GMC family oxidoreductase produces MIDFDIIIVGTGIGGGTLAWGLRESGARILLIERGDFLPQEPENWSPEAVFGEHRYKPDEYWETADGQIFKPGLHYCIGGNSKVYGAALPRFRQEDFRELEYEEGTSPGWPVTYDELEPYYCRAEKLYGVHGNTGDDPTESPRSEDYPYSAVPHEPQIARLAASFQKQGLNPFHLPLGIDLGGQCLRCHTCDGFPCRVHAKSDAEVCAVRPAIDHPNVTLWTNSKAHRVVARNGTVDSLEVYHNGELKTIRAHTYVLSCGAVNSAALLLRSDGIPNSSGMIGRNYMVHNNSALIAVRPWERNTTTFQKTLSINDWYLGTDEWPWPMGNLQMIGKVQASMLKSARPNAPLPVLKYLANRGIEWWVMSEDLPDPGNHVSLTSKGRIRIHWKPNNLATHRQLLKRARRMLRRAGYPIIFSQQMRIDTNSHQCGTLKMGNDPSDSVLDPYCRMHGLTNLRVVDASFFPSSGAMNPALTIAAQALRVADQMTK; encoded by the coding sequence ATGATAGATTTTGACATCATCATTGTCGGAACTGGAATTGGTGGAGGTACGCTAGCTTGGGGACTTCGTGAGAGCGGAGCACGTATTCTGCTGATTGAGCGTGGGGATTTTCTACCCCAGGAGCCCGAGAATTGGAGCCCTGAAGCCGTCTTCGGTGAACACCGCTACAAACCAGACGAATACTGGGAGACTGCTGATGGGCAGATCTTCAAGCCGGGCTTGCATTATTGCATTGGAGGAAACTCGAAAGTTTATGGGGCAGCTCTGCCCAGATTCCGGCAGGAAGATTTCAGGGAGTTAGAATATGAGGAGGGTACGAGCCCCGGCTGGCCAGTCACCTACGACGAACTGGAACCCTACTACTGCCGTGCTGAAAAGCTGTACGGTGTCCATGGAAATACTGGTGATGATCCTACCGAATCTCCGCGTTCAGAAGACTATCCATACAGCGCGGTACCACATGAACCACAAATCGCTCGCCTTGCTGCTTCCTTCCAGAAACAGGGGCTAAACCCTTTTCACCTACCCCTTGGTATTGATCTCGGAGGACAATGCCTGCGCTGCCATACATGTGATGGGTTTCCCTGTAGAGTTCATGCAAAATCTGACGCCGAGGTATGTGCTGTCCGCCCAGCTATTGACCATCCAAATGTCACCTTATGGACAAATTCAAAGGCCCATCGGGTTGTAGCACGCAATGGCACGGTTGATTCATTGGAGGTGTACCACAATGGTGAATTGAAGACTATTCGGGCCCACACCTATGTACTCAGCTGTGGCGCAGTGAATTCTGCAGCACTGCTTCTCAGATCCGATGGGATTCCAAATTCCTCCGGAATGATCGGACGCAATTACATGGTGCACAATAACAGTGCGTTGATTGCAGTCCGTCCATGGGAACGCAATACAACAACCTTTCAGAAAACACTTTCTATCAATGACTGGTATCTCGGGACAGATGAGTGGCCCTGGCCCATGGGTAATCTCCAGATGATTGGCAAAGTGCAAGCATCTATGCTTAAGTCTGCTCGACCAAATGCACCTCTGCCCGTACTGAAATACTTGGCAAACCGAGGCATCGAATGGTGGGTCATGAGCGAGGATCTGCCCGACCCAGGTAATCATGTTTCACTGACCTCCAAAGGCCGTATACGAATTCACTGGAAGCCGAATAACCTGGCTACTCACCGTCAATTACTGAAACGGGCACGTCGCATGTTGCGACGGGCCGGATATCCGATCATATTCAGTCAGCAGATGAGAATTGATACCAACTCTCACCAATGCGGCACCCTAAAAATGGGCAATGACCCTTCTGACAGCGTATTAGACCCCTATTGCCGAATGCATGGACTTACGAACTTGCGGGTTGTAGATGCATCTTTTTTTCCGTCCTCCGGGGCTATGAACCCGGCACTCACAATTGCAGCCCAGGCACTTCGGGTTGCCGACCAAATGACCAAATGA
- a CDS encoding nuclear transport factor 2 family protein → MTPMTRYFSILLLFGLITVSSTSAQQSDIEAVLDDFHLAASEADYERYFGHLAEESIFLGTDITERWTKSEFQGYAEPHFSAGRGWTYVPQERHVYVGAGGEAAWSSLTRSTVRFVELERLCYKTIHGESFNTI, encoded by the coding sequence ATGACTCCCATGACTCGATATTTCTCCATTCTTCTTCTCTTTGGCTTGATTACCGTATCAAGCACAAGTGCCCAGCAGTCTGACATTGAAGCAGTACTTGATGATTTCCATCTCGCTGCCTCCGAGGCTGATTATGAACGATATTTTGGACACCTCGCGGAAGAAAGTATTTTTCTGGGGACCGATATAACCGAACGATGGACAAAATCTGAATTTCAGGGATATGCTGAGCCTCATTTCAGTGCCGGGCGTGGGTGGACATATGTTCCACAAGAGCGCCACGTGTATGTAGGCGCTGGCGGTGAGGCCGCATGGTCCTCGTTAACGAGAAGTACGGTGAGGTTCGTGGAACTGGAGCGCTTGTGTTACAAGACGATTCATGGAGAATCGTTCAATACCATCTAA
- a CDS encoding nuclear transport factor 2 family protein — protein sequence MVLVNEKYGEVRGTGALVLQDDSWRIVQYHLTVPVPNDLLGTVVEMISAQSQ from the coding sequence ATGGTCCTCGTTAACGAGAAGTACGGTGAGGTTCGTGGAACTGGAGCGCTTGTGTTACAAGACGATTCATGGAGAATCGTTCAATACCATCTAACTGTGCCTGTGCCCAATGATCTTCTGGGCACGGTTGTGGAGATGATCAGCGCACAATCACAGTGA
- a CDS encoding class I fructose-bisphosphate aldolase — protein sequence MIDITAILGGEATDLLQHRCQHIPASLIRSPGPDFFETAGAISDRPPRVVRALERLYGAGRLAGTGYLSLLPVDHGVAHTAGMVFASNPVYLDPTAIVDLAEHGGSSGLVTTYGILGMVARAASRDLPLILKLNHDNQFTWPARYENILFSRVHEAAEMGCVAVAATVYFGGPNARRELRLVSGLFTEAHGLGMATILFSYLHPTALQKGGDDIIYSADLTAEANHQAATVQADLIKQKQPLWTGGADALGTDYGPVDMQTPKELSSPHPIDLTRYQVLACYAGGIGLIHSGGAKGENDLLQSVRAAVINKRGGGGGLLAGRKVFQQPLTEGVRLLHAIQDVYRNPDVAVA from the coding sequence ATGATAGACATTACTGCAATTCTTGGGGGCGAGGCAACTGATCTACTTCAGCATCGGTGTCAGCACATACCTGCTTCCCTGATCAGATCTCCTGGACCTGATTTTTTTGAGACGGCTGGGGCCATTTCTGATCGCCCTCCGCGCGTGGTGAGAGCGCTTGAGAGATTATATGGAGCGGGGCGTTTAGCTGGGACCGGGTATTTGAGCCTTCTTCCTGTAGATCACGGGGTTGCACACACCGCAGGGATGGTCTTTGCCTCCAATCCCGTATATCTGGATCCGACGGCAATTGTTGACCTGGCAGAACATGGGGGTAGCAGTGGGCTTGTGACCACCTATGGAATACTTGGGATGGTGGCTAGGGCGGCCTCCAGAGATTTGCCACTCATTCTGAAGTTAAATCATGACAATCAGTTCACATGGCCTGCACGTTATGAGAATATTCTGTTCAGCCGCGTCCATGAAGCCGCGGAGATGGGCTGTGTGGCTGTTGCGGCTACCGTGTATTTTGGTGGTCCCAACGCCCGCAGAGAGTTACGGTTGGTATCAGGATTGTTTACGGAAGCACATGGGTTGGGGATGGCCACGATATTATTCAGCTATTTGCATCCCACAGCACTTCAAAAAGGAGGGGATGATATCATTTATTCGGCGGACCTCACGGCTGAAGCAAACCATCAGGCCGCAACGGTGCAAGCAGATCTGATCAAACAGAAGCAACCATTATGGACAGGAGGAGCGGACGCACTGGGGACCGATTATGGGCCTGTGGATATGCAGACGCCCAAGGAGTTGTCCTCACCCCATCCAATTGACCTAACGAGGTATCAGGTTCTGGCCTGCTATGCTGGTGGCATAGGCTTAATCCATTCGGGAGGGGCCAAGGGGGAGAATGATCTGTTGCAATCGGTACGGGCAGCAGTGATCAATAAGCGGGGCGGGGGCGGAGGGCTTCTGGCAGGTCGCAAAGTATTTCAGCAACCTTTGACTGAAGGAGTCCGGCTTCTACATGCAATTCAGGATGTTTACCGAAATCCTGATGTGGCCGTGGCCTGA